TTCTTCAGGAGAATTGGCAAAAAGTAAAATTGCAGTATGAATATTCTTGTTATGCATTAATTAGTTTCGACACATTAAGTCGAGGTAAATCCTATGAAATTACGATACAAAGTATAAAAAATAAAAAAACACCTCAAGTCGAGGTGTTTCTATATTGTAATTTATTGTTTTTTAACAACATCCTCCACCATCATAATGGAAAGTAGATTCTGAAATGAAAATATCTTTTCTTCCTAAATCTGCTATAGCACCTGCAGTTTTATCACAGATAGCTAAAGGTTGATTTTTTAGTAATGTATGTCCTTTACCATCATCAAAATACTCTTCTTCTCCGAAGTAAATTGCGGCTTTACCAGTAAAAATACAAGGTCCGTCTTCTGGCATTGGATCTTTAATAGCAGCAACTTCAATTGATTCAATATAAATCAGTTCTTCAGTTGGATAATTTACAGGATCTAAAATTCTATATGGTTTTCTGGCTCTAATTTCTATAGTTCCGAAACCAGCATCCGTTAACATTTTAACGTATTCTGCAATTGGTAAACTTCCACTTAAACATAAAGCACGTAAACGCTCATCATTACGTAATGTTTCATTCATTGGTTGTTCACAAGTTGGATCACTCATAACTAAACGTCCATGTGGTTTTAAAACACGATACATTTCAGCAATAGCTTTCTTTAAATCATCTGCTTTAAAAATATTAAACAAGCAGTTTTGCGCAGCAAC
This genomic window from Tenacibaculum sp. 190524A05c contains:
- the arsM gene encoding arsenosugar biosynthesis arsenite methyltransferase ArsM, with the translated sequence MSYLETTKDVYKEAALTPDVGLCCTTNPIWELPGLKIPKIMQEMNYGCGSTVHARDLTNNPKMLYVGVGGGMELLQFAYFNRNKGGVIGLDVVDEMLEASRKNFIEAEEQNDWFKSEFVDLRKGDAMNLPVEDNSIDVAAQNCLFNIFKADDLKKAIAEMYRVLKPHGRLVMSDPTCEQPMNETLRNDERLRALCLSGSLPIAEYVKMLTDAGFGTIEIRARKPYRILDPVNYPTEELIYIESIEVAAIKDPMPEDGPCIFTGKAAIYFGEEEYFDDGKGHTLLKNQPLAICDKTAGAIADLGRKDIFISESTFHYDGGGCC